The Lytechinus pictus isolate F3 Inbred chromosome 17, Lp3.0, whole genome shotgun sequence genome contains a region encoding:
- the LOC129280882 gene encoding proline-rich protein 36-like codes for MTTSRCLELCCSREQEQYLYAGLESSSECFCGNANSDFASTQPNPLPDGGCNQRCSGDYGTRCGTVFKIQIYDCDAWNGRDVRCPVPPAPENGMVDGTARDFAPGDVVSFSCIEGYSIVGQATSLTCGTNGEWNSGPPMCQGVVCPLLPDYPNAIPSTTERAYDTVVTFECEENYRHVRNELSFLTCSGDASWTGTTPLCRDESDCNVLQDYLNAIPSLVDETALGTRITFTCSPGLRLGDNETMIKTCTENQRWIGQDPVCDDIDECEDSPCQNGGRCRNTEGDYGCICTSGFTGKDCQFADVISPSTPAGNGTNVGGIGGEEGGFPTWAWVTILIVSVVVLLILIAWLIIYRSKRKSKRADPRLLPHKTAAVSPRLHHADGYHSGRSSRHGSGFKPNNKHSGEYENNAYTDSLPAFTSATQNQTPSSHRVTVPPGPSIGAGIARNVDRLPENTQHRDRSAFQAPRDRQRTAAKPLVVLAQAASSPQSSTTSTPILSRRTPAGPSGNPPSSGTNLDRPVSRNPSAVSSAPRPVARNPSDESTSGRPVSRNPSAVSTETRPVGRNPSAVSSAARPESRHAPAALPAAQPVARSPSALSTSNRPAAVGPTEIASPRPLSPVARPITLNQSPASRPIPLDQYPSSRPVNLSQSPGTSVEESPVHIVPISPSPTKPIRRFPSNVEAPPPVSVKPVQPPPTSAPKSPPPVAPKPVLAPNAVRVLPPKAARAVPRSTNKVLPAAHLNTNPSTDEDDVDTRRSRLNVEKQNKKLPVYNENLDSELQRALLNRRKFSTSDEESMDDRGPLLSSSGLRPGPSSGALAPQRAQAGPSRQEPSPGELAGAPLGDSPRSVSPVDSLDGQADGKKGEDKEGENKEKDMLDDFFDGVKEKFDDCTVS; via the exons ATGACCACATCAAGGTGTCTAGAATTGTGTTGTTCAAGGGAGCAAGAGCAGTATCTATACGCAGGCCTGGAATCCTCTAGTGAATGCTTCTGCGGGAATGCCAATTCGGATTTCGCCTCCACCCAGCCGAATCCACTACCGGATGGAGGTTGTAACCAGCGATGTTCTGGAGACTATGGAACGCGATGTGGCACGgtgtttaaaattcagatatATGATTGCG ATGCCTGGAACGGACGTG ATGTTCGATGTCCAGTTCCACCAGCGCCTGAGAATGGTATGGTGGACGGCACAGCAAGGGACTTTGCCCCTGGTGACGTCGTATCATTCTCTTGTATCGAGGGATATAGCATCGTAGGGCAAGCTACATCACTGACCTGTGGTACCAATGGCGAATGGAACTCGGGTCCGCCAATGTGTCAAG GAGTGGTCTGCCCTCTTCTCCCCGACTATCCAAATGCTATTCCAAGTACAACCGAGAGGGCGTATGACACTGTTGTGACTTTTGAGTGTGAGGAAAATTATCGTCATGTCCGAAATGAACTTTCATTCTTAACATGCAGCGGCGATGCGTCATGGACCGGGACTACGCCACTTTGCAGAG ATGAGAGTGACTGTAATGTTCTTCAGGACTATCTCAATGCGATCCCGAGTCTCGTGGATGAAACAGCATTGGGGACGAGAATCACGTTTACGTGTAGTCCAGGACTAAGACTAGGAGACAACGAGACTATGATCAAGACATGTACAGAGAACCAAAGATGGATAGGACAGGATCCAGTTTGTGATG ATATTGATGAATGCGAAGATAGCCCCTGTCAGAATGGAGGAAGATGTCGGAATACCGAGGGAGATTACGGCTGCATATGTACATCAGGATTTACAGGCAAggattgccaatttgcagatg TTATCTCACCGTCGACTCCTGCGGGCAATG GAACCAATGTAGGAGGAATAG GAGGCGAAGAAGGTGGATTTCCTACCTGGGCTTGGGTTACTATTCTCATTGTATCTGTCGTTGTTCTACTAATATTAATTGCTTGGTTAATAATCTATCGAAG CAAAAGGAAATCTAAAAGAGCCGATCCCAGATTGCTACCCCATAAGACAGCAGCGGTTTCACCCCGCCTACACCATGCCGATGGCTACCACAGTGGGCGCTCCTCCCGACATGGCAGCGGTTTCAAACCTAACAACAAGCATTCAGGGGAGTACGAGAACAATGCTTACACCGATTCATTGCCAGCTTTCACCAGTGCGACGCAGAACCAAACCCCATCGTCTCATCGAGTCACAGTTCCACCGGGCCCGTCTATCG GAGCTGGTATCGCTAGGAACGTTGATAGACTACCTGAGAACACCCAGCACCGGGACAGAAGTGCCTTTCAAGCTCCTCGTGACCGACAGAGAACAGCTGCTAAACCACTGGTCGTCCTTGCCCAAGCTGCATCATCGCCACAATCATCGACCACTTCGACACCTATATTGTCCCGTCGTACTCCTGCAGGCCCTTCGGGAAATCCTCCATCATCAGGTACTAACCTAGACAGACCAGTTTCTCGCAACCCTTCTGCAGTATCTTCTGCTCCTCGTCCCGTTGCCCGTAACCCTTCCGACGAGTCAACTTCCGGTCGACCGGTTTCCCGAAACCCTTCTGCTGTGTCAACTGAAACACGACCAGTCGGTCGTAATCCTTCTGCGGTGTCATCTGCTGCACGACCAGAGAGTCGTCATGCTCCCGCAGCATTACCTGCTGCTCAACCAGTTGCTCGTAGTCCTTCAGCTTTGTCAACTTCAAATAGGCCAGCAGCCGTTGGACCGACTGAG ATCGCTAGTCCTCGACCACTATCTCCCGTAGCGCGGCCTATCACACTGAATCAATCTCCCGCATCTCGCCCTATCCCCCTAGACCAATATCCCTCATCTAGACCTGTCAACTTGAGCCAATCCCCCGGAACATCAGTGGAGGAATCCCCTGTTCACATCGTACCGATATCTCCATCTCCAACCAAACCAATCAGACGATTCCCATCCAATGTGGAAGCACCACCACCGGTATCGGTCAAACCAGTGCAACCACCACCGACTAGTGCACCTaaatcaccaccaccagttGCACCCAAGCCTGTGTTGGCTCCGAACGCTGTTAGGGTTCTTCCACCAAAGGCAGCTCGCGCCGTACCTCGATCAACGAACAAAGTTCTTCCCGCGGCACATCTAAATACGAATCCTTCAACGGACGAAGACGACGTCGACACAAGGAGATCCCGATTGAATGTAGAAAAGCAGAACAAGAAGTTGCCTGTCTATAATGAAAACCTTGATAGTGAACTGCAAAGGGCTCTGCTGAACAGGAGAAAGTTTTCAACGTCAGACGAAGAAAGTATGGATGACAGGGGTCCGTTGCTTTCTTCTTCTGGACTTCGTCCTGGACCATCTTCGGGAGCCCTTGCGCCCCAAAGAGCCCAGGCTGGTCCTTCAAGACAAGAGCCATCTCCTGGGGAGCTTGCGGGAGCGCCTCTCGGAGACTCACCAAGATCAGTGTCTCCTGTTGACTCGTTGGATGGTCAAGCTGatggaaagaaaggagaagacaaagagggagaaaataaagaaaaggacaTGCTAGATGATTTCTTTGATGGCGTAAAAGAAAAGTTTGATGATTGCACGGTTTCATAG